The nucleotide window TGCAGATGCCAAGACCATTCTGAACGCGGGGAATCTGATGAGCGCCCACATAGACACGGCGACCAGGCTTGCTGATACGCTTGAGGCCCGTAATGGCCGGACGCCCCTTCACATACTTCAGCGCAATGGTGATGTTACGGTCATCGACGGTAACATCTTCCACATAGCCTTCCTGCTTGAGGATGGACGCCATGGCTTCCTTCATCTTCGAGC belongs to Mailhella massiliensis and includes:
- the rpsH gene encoding 30S ribosomal protein S8, which produces MLTDPIADMLTRIRNAHLALHKEVSVPRSKMKEAMASILKQEGYVEDVTVDDRNITIALKYVKGRPAITGLKRISKPGRRVYVGAHQIPRVQNGLGICILSTSRGVLDGMTAHADKTGGELLCEVW